Proteins found in one Takifugu flavidus isolate HTHZ2018 chromosome 7, ASM371156v2, whole genome shotgun sequence genomic segment:
- the atp5f1d gene encoding ATP synthase subunit delta, mitochondrial, whose amino-acid sequence MMAARFLRRALPVLRQTRSYAEAATGAPQMSFTFASPTQVFFQEASVKQVDVPTLTGTFGILPAHVPTLQVLRPGVVTVFSDDGSAVKYFVSSGSVTVNADSSVQLLAEEAVSLDQLDVAAAKANLEKAQSALAGASDEAARAEVQISIEANEAIIKALE is encoded by the exons ATGATGGCAGCCAGGTTTCTCCGCCGCGCCCTCCCCGTGTTGAGACAAACTCGGTCCTACGCCGAGGCTGCCACCGGTGCCCCGCAGATGTCCTTCACTTTTGCCTCCCCGACACAG GTGTTCTTCCAAGAGGCCAGTGTTAAACAGGTGGACGTGCCCACGCTCACGGGTACTTTCGGCATCCTTCCTGCCCACGTCCCCACCCTGCAGGTCCTCAGGCCCGGTGTCGTCACAGTTTTCAGCGATGACGGCTCCGCCGTCAAGTACTTCG TGAGCAGCGGGTCGGTAACCGTCAACGCGGATTCTTCAgtgcagctgctggctgaggagGCGGTTTCTTTGGACCAGCTGGATGTTGCT gcaGCCAAGGCCAACCTGGAGAAGGCCCAGTCTGCCCTGGCGGGCGCATCCGACGAGGCGGCGAGGGCAGAGGTTCAGATCAGCATAGAGGCCAACGAGGCCATCATCAAGGCTCTGGAGTAG
- the cbarpb gene encoding voltage-dependent calcium channel beta subunit-associated regulatory protein has translation MSNVSTVWNVLPENSTILFEAEEQQDGYMLLLVVLSILLVATLIFVSVFIACRRGAKVCAGASDDPEKTNTTYLEESQPSHEITIRVDETECLSMASSHDQETERFLCTGTTGRRVSFNEAALLDHGKKTQEKGRRYTLTEGDFHHLKNARLTHLHIPPPALNIVTIHECESVENSITMTPRPVAKSALSIFQPMLCPLPQTALTSTSVSPSSALPGDALNSVVDPSFSGNPPALATAEPSSIEMTLTGPRGHVGGETSTLGAIAPPAGRSGSSQGPMLQFFTKLRRHASLEGASPYFKIKKWKLDSSQRASSLDTRGSPKRRHFQRQRAASESMDQEDSDVHHVDLIQYIARTQDVSFPSRQANVRHIAAPSTPPPSLGRLEVEVMVEPSVRRGGPAVIGLSPDPPDEAVSPHRTGSESPLDPPDSQSLYKDIWSLRATLEQYAASDHSSNNDRNSVCSDADSVCSLGGHPEAERGGLPSYLSQDVGDDPGGGEDDRDVFMSTHQEDATKGRKRKQEDAESERGGGNGESGTRKLLQMDSGYASIEGPSRCAEDLRLFGSGSGSPKDRTAHEKRHRFTSTGRSGTIGESFESHFFQEELDEELLLGASGGVSIETGEDSLSWFPYGQMLMPRDAAQFSSQPPRLHQRDYSIDEKTDALFHEFLRHDPQFDQQESPRKHRSRIHIRKQWQRHKQWSDPGVRHFHSSFERQRTPLRRGESVNYPLDTSYHSTLPRIVSAPDEETSEGTGSGPETPKTEPCERCGKEGMEGEAAKNHPLHQYISDKDGRLGEPHDPHDDGRTSGLPLEPQEEHSPSQMPDSSGFGPQTISAELTDKLTANLDERLYRSLRRTNDAATECVTVTTAHASPDHSPV, from the exons ATGAGCAATGTGTCTACCGTTTGGAACGTCCTACCAGAAAACTCCACG ATCCTGTTCGAGGCGGAGGAGCAGCAAGATGGCTACATGCTTCTCCTGGTGGTCCTCTCCATTTTACTGGTGGCAACGCTGATCTTCGTCTCCGTCTTCATCGCCTGCCGCCGAGGAGCGAAAGTCTGTGCTGG GGCCAGTGATGACCCGGAGAAAACCAACACCACCTACCTGGAGGAGTCTCAGCCCAGCCATG AAATCACTATCAGGGTGGACGAGACCGAGTGCCTGTCGATGGCTAGCTCGCACGACCAAGAGACCGAGCGCTTCCTCTGCACCGGCACGACAGGCCGCCGCGTCTCCTTCAATGAGGCCGCGCTCTTAGATCATGGCAAGAAGACCCAGGAGAAGGGCCGCAG GTACACTTTGACGGAGGGCGACTTTCACCACCTGAAAAATGCCCGGCTCACGCACCTGCACATCCCGCCCCCGGCCCTCAACATCGTGACCATCCACGAGTGCGAGTCGGTGGAGAACAGCATCACCATGACGCCGCGTCCAGTTGCGAAATCGGCGCTCTCCATCTTCCAG CCAATGCTGTGTCCCCTGCCACAAACAGCACTGACCAGCACCAGTGTCAGCCCCAGCTCCGCCCTGCCCGGAGACGCTCTCAACTCTGTTGTGGACCCCAGCTTCAGCGGAAACCCTCCGGCTCTCGCCACCGCCGAGCCGAGCTCC ATCGAGATGACGCTAACTGGTCCCAGGGGCCACGTTGGCGGAGAAACGTCCACCTTGGGCGCCATCGCCCCTCCTGCCGGGAGAAGCGGATCTAGCCAGGGGCCCATGCTGCAGTTCTTCACCAAGCTGCGCCGCCACGCTAGCCTGGAAGGGGCCAGTCCGTACTTCAAGATCAAGAAATGGAAGCTGGACAGCAGCCAGAGGGCCTCGAGTCTGGACACCAGAG GCTCTCCGAAGAGGCGCCACTTCCAGAGGCAGCGGGCAGCCAGCGAGAGCATGGACCAGGAGGACAGCGACGTGCACCACGTGGACCTCATCCAGTACATAGCCCGCACCCAGGACGTCAGTTTCCCCTCCAGACAAGCAAACGTGCGCCACATCGCCGCTCCGTCCACACCGCCTCCCTCCCTTGGCAG GTTAGAGGTGGAGGTCATGGTGGAGCCGAGCGTCAGGCGTGGAGGACCGGCGGTTATCGGCTTATCCCCAGATCCTCCAGACGAAGCAGTGTCACCTCACAGAACGGGAAGTGAGAGCCCTTTGGATCCCCCCGACTCACAGTCACTTTACAAAGACATCTGGAGCCTCCGCGCAACACTCGAACAGTACGCAGCGTCCGACCACAGCAGCAATAACGACAGGAACTCCGTCTGTAGTGACGCCGACAGCGTGTGTTCGCTTGGCGGGCACCCGGAAGCGGAGAGAGGGGGGCTGCCGAGCTACCTGTCCCAGGATGTAGGGGATGAcccgggaggaggagaagatgacagAGATGTTTTCATGAGTACGCACCAGGAGGACGCCACgaagggaaggaagaggaaacaggaagacgCAGAATCAGAGCGAGGGGGCGGTAATGGGGAAAGCGGGACTCGTAAATTGCTGCAAATGGACAGCGGCTACGCATCAATCGAGGGCCCGTCTCGCTGTGCAGAAGACCTGCGGCTCTTTGGGAGCGGTAGCGGTAGCCCGAAGGACAGAACGGCCCACGAAAAGAGGCACCGCTTCACGAGCACGGGACGCAGCGGCACGATCGGTGAGAGTTTCGAGTCTCACTTCTTCCAGGAGGAGTTGGATGAGGAGTTGCTACTGGGTGCCAGTGGAGGGGTTTCCATAGAAACAGGCGAGGATTCGCTCAGCTGGTTCCCATATGGTCAGATGCTTATGCCTCGAGATGCTGCACAGTTTTCATCACAGCCGCCGAGGCTCCACCAGCGAGACTACAGCATTGATGAGAAGACAGATGCTCTCTTCCACGAGTTCCTTCGCCACGACCCCCAGTTTGACCAGCAGGAGTCTCCCAGGAAGCACCGGTCTAGAATCCACATCCGGAAGCAGTGGCAGCGCCACAAGCAGTGGAGCGACCCCGGAGTCAGACACTTCCACTCCTCGTTTGAGAGACAGCGGACCCCTCTGCGGAGGGGGGAAAGCGTGAACTACCCACTGGACACAAGTTACCACAGCACGCTGCCGCGCATCGTCAGCGCCCCCGACGAGGAGACCAGTGAAGGGACCGGCAGCGGTCCTGAAACCCCAAAGACAGAACCGTGTGAAAGGTGTGGCAaagaggggatggagggggaggcCGCCAAAAATCACCCCCTTCATCAGTACATCTCAGACAAGGACGGAAGGCTCGGGGAGCCCCATGACCCCCACGATGACGGCAGAACATCTGGACTCCCTCTGGAGCCCCAAGAAGAACACTCGCCCTCTCAGATGCCGGACTCCTCAGGCTTCGGCCCCCAGACTATCAGCGCAGAGCTCACGGACAAACTAACTGCTAACCTGGACGAGAGGCTCTATAGGAGCCTGCGCAGAACCAATGACGCGGCCACCGAGTGTGTGACGGTGACGACCGCGCACGCGTCTCCAGACCACAGTCCAGTGTAG
- the fstl3 gene encoding follistatin-related protein 3, translating to MSFSVCVLGMIITLYQIGRNPANAGMCWLQSQDQKCDMVLMRGVTREECCAGGRLDTAWFNTSLPMNEVSLLGFLGIVACKPCKDTCEGVKCSPGKVCKMKMGRPQCVCSPDCSHISRKHAVCGSDGKSYKDECTLLMARCMGHPDLEVMYQGGCKKSCSNVVCPGTHTCVTDQTNSAHCVVCRTAPCPAPMPSEPAICGNDNVTYLSACHLRRATCFLGHSIGVHHYGHCNNPPRRAHSQEGSEENAV from the exons ATGAGCTTTTCCGTCTGTGTTTTGGGGATGATAATCACTCTGTATCAGATTGGGAGGAATCCCGCAAATG CTGGGATGTGCTGGCTGCAGAGTCAGGACCAAAAGTGCGACATGGTGCTGATGAGAGGGGTGACCAGAGAGGAGTGCTGTGCAGGGGGTCGTCTGGACACGGCGTGGTTCAACACCAGCCTGCCCATGAACGAAGTCAGCCTGCTGGGATTCCTGGGAATCGTCGCCTGTAAACCGTGCAAAG ACACATGTGAGGGGGTCAAATGCAGCCCCGGGAAGGTTTGCAAAATGAAGATGGGAAGGCCCCAGTGCGTGTGCTCCCCGGACTGCTCCCACATTTCCCGGAAGCACGCTGTGTGCGGCAGCGACGGGAAGTCGTACAAGGACGAGTGCACCCTGCTGATGGCCCGCTGCATGGGGCACCCGGACCTGGAGGTCATGTACCAGGGCGGCTGCAAAA AGTCCTGCTCCAACGTGGTGTGTCCGGGTACCCACACCTGTGTGACCGACCAGACCAACAGCGCCCACTGCGTCGTGTGCCGCACGGCCCCCTGCCCCGCCCCCATGCCGTCCGAACCAGCCATCTGCGGCAACGACAACGTCACCTACCTCAGCGCCTGCCACTTGCGCCGGGCGACCTGCTTCCTCGGCCACTCCATTGGCGTCCACCACTACGGCCACTGCAACA ATCCTCCTCGGCGAGCTCATAGTCAGGAAGGCAGCGAGGAAAACGCCGTCTAG